In Corynebacterium aquilae DSM 44791, the genomic stretch TGGACCGCCGTCGCCAAAAACATCCTGGCGACGGCGGTTTTTCATTGCCGGGCCACGTACGCCCGCAAACGATCGCCTCCAGCGGCAAAGGTGTGGCACACACGGAGCAAGCTTGTCTCACGGGTAAGATGTGCGGACGTGAACAACCCCGATCGCATCAATGTCGCCGTCGTCTATGGCGGCCGTAGCTCCGAACACAGCGTGTCGTGTGTCTCCGCTGGCGCCGTCATGAGCCACCTCGACCCCGCACGCTACAACGTCATCCCCGTGGGCATCACCCAAGACGGCACCTGGGTGGTAGGCGAAACCGACTACGACAAACTCGCCATCAACGGCCGCACCATGCCCGTCGTTGCCGGCGGACAAGCGGTGACACTGTCGATCGACCCGGCGCACGCCGGCGAACTGCGCTACACCGACGGGGACAACGTCGGCGAGCTCTACGCCCGCGCCGATGTAATCTTCCCCGTGCTGCACGGACGCTTCGGCGAAGACGGCACCATCCAAGGCCTGTTCGAACTATCCGGCGTTCCCTACGTCGGTACCGGCGTCTTGTCGTCCGCGTGCGGACAAGACAAAGAAGCCACCAAAAAGCTGTTCAACGCCGAAGGCCTGCCCATCGGCCAAGACGTCGTCCTGCGCGGCCGCACCGAACTGACCGAGGCCGAAAAAGACCTGCTAGGCCTGCCCGTGTTCGTCAAACCCGCGCGCGGCGGTTCCTCCATCGGTATCTCCAAGGTGGAAAGCTGGGACGATTTCCCCGCCGCCGTCAACCTTGCCCGCGAACACGACCACAAAGTCATCGTCGAATCCGAAATCGTCGGCCCCGAAGTCGAAGTCGGTGTGGTGCAATACGCCGACGGCCGCGTGGTGGCCTCCGTTCCGGCACAACTCGTCGGCACCGACGCCTCCGAAGAAGGCTTCTACGGCTTCGACACCAAATACCTCGACAACGTCGTCGCCGCCCACATCCCCGCGCCCCTGAGCCAGCAGCACACCGCACTGATCCAAAGCCTCGCCGTCGAAGCATTCCACGCGCTGAGCTGTGAAGGCATAGCCCGCGTCGACTTCTTCGTCACCGAGGCAGGCCCCGTCCTCAACGAAATCAACACCATGCCGGGCTTCACCCCGATCAGCATGTACCCGCAGGTGTTTGCCGCCAGCGGTGTCTCATACGAACAACTGTTGAGCATCCTCATCGAACGTGCCCTGGCCACCCACCGGCCCAAAGAATAAACCCTCCCTTTAAGCCACAGGACACGTAAGAAACACTCGGGGCGGTTCGCATCAACCAAGATACGAACCGCCCCGAGTTGTTGCATTATTCGGCGGCCAAGCGCAGCTTTTCACCACGCACAAAAAGACCCGGCCCCTACTGCGGCTGCACCTGACTACGCTGCAGGTTTTTCACCATCGCATCAGAAACACTCGTCACCGCAGTGCCACCGACCGATCGCGGAGTACTCACCGCCACCGTTGCATCAAAGCCCAGGCCATAAAACACGCCCGCAGTCGAACCATTTTTCAGCTCCGCCGAAGTCAACCACGGCACCGAATTCACATCATCAAGACGCGCACCCGGCTGATACTCCACCGGGAAGCCAACACCACAACGAACCACCACAGGCTCCACCCCCTCGGCCGTGTACACCACAGCGCCCTCCGGGGCACCCGCAGCACGAACCGCAGCCTCATCCAAGCGCTTATAGCCATCACCCACAGACGCCGGCAACGCCTTAGCAAAAGCAGAACACTGCGCGGCAACAGCCGCATAATCGGCCGCTTGCGGCAGATCACCCAGCGGAACACCAGCCGGCTGAGGATGCGCCTCAGCAATCCCAGCGACCGCCTCCGACAGGTCAACCACCGGATCATCCGCCACATCAGTAGTCACAGCAACAGTCGGGGCACGATTGACCGAATACCACGACACCAAAGAACTACCCGGAGTGTCATCAGTGACCTTCAACCACTCCACCCCATCCACATCCCGAGTATGAGACAGCACAGAAAACTGCGCCGGCACACTCACCCCACACCGCACCGACACCTGACGCTGCGAATCAGCCGCAAACACCGCCGCCCCCTCAGGTGCAGGATCCGCCAACTCAGCACGCTCAAAACCCATCACCTTCTTCGGCAACCGATCAAGAAACTCCGCACACTGCACAGAAGACGCATCCGGGGCCGCCACCGGCGACAAACTCACCGGCTGATGAGCCGCCCGCTCATACACCACCTTCGCCCCCACCAACACGCCCACAGTCAACGCAATCGCCAACCCCAAAGCAATCAACATCGGAGTCCTACTGACAGCAGAAAAACTCTCCAACTCCGCAGAAGATTCCACAACCGGGGACGCACTCACATCACGATCACTCATAAAGAAACAGCATAAACCCAACCACCCACGAGCCACCCCCAACATCCACTACAGTGACGCTTGTGACATCTTGCCCCACCACCTTCACCGCGGACACCTACCCCGGGCCCACCATCAAAGACGCCGGCGAACACGAAACCATCGCCGCCATCGGACGCAACGCCCCCAGCAGCCGCAACGGAGACGACGCCGCAGTGCTCGCCAGCCCAGCACCCAACTCCCGCACCGTCGTCTCCACCGACGCCCTCGTCAGCGGACGCCACTTCAACCCCAACTGGACCAGCGCCTACCACCTGGGACGCAAGGCAATCACCCAAAACTTCGCCGACATCGAAGCCATGGGCGCCCGCCCCATCGCAGCCGTCGCAGCCCTCGCAGCACCCGCCCACACCCCACTAGCCGCCATCGAAGACCTCGCCCGCGGCATGAACGCCCGACTCACCGACTACAGCGCAGAACTCGTCGGCGGCGACATCACCCAAGCCCCAACACTCACCATCGCCGTCACCGCCATCGGCCTCATCGGCGGCGACAAACCACCACTGACCCTCAACGCCGCCCGACCCGGCCAAAAACTCGTCGCCGCCGGCAACATCGGCCACGCCGCAGCAGGACTCGCACTACTAAGCAAACTCGGCCCCGACAACATCCCCACCCACCTCACCCACCTCGTACGCGCACAACTCGACCCCCAACTCGTCCCCAACCGCGGACTCGTCGCCCGCGCCACCGGCGCCACCGCCATGACCGACAACTCCGACGGCCTCATCACCGACCTCACCGCCATCGCCACCGCCAGCAACGTCCGCATCGACATCCACACCAACGCCATCCAACCCACCCCAGAACTCGCACACGCAGCCCAAATCTGCCACACCGACCCCTGGGAATGGATCCTCAGCGGCGGCGAAGACCACACCCTGCTCGCCACCACCGTCCACGAACCCCCCAGCGGCTTCCGCATCATCGGACACGTCAGCAAACAACGCGGCCACCTCCCCGTCAGCATCGACGGAGAAAACCCGCCCTACAACCGCGGCTGGCAAGCCTTCGACAAACCAGCCACCACCTAAACACCACACCCCAACACACCCCAACACACCCCATGGAACACCACTTCGGCCCCTACGGCCCCCTCTACAACGAACACGGCGAACTACCCATCCACAACAGCTGGAAAGACACCTTCGCCCCACTCAAAGACACCATCAACCACCTCAACGACTTCCTCGCCGACCAAGCCACAAACGGCCCCGGATTCCTACCACACCACACCAACATCTGGCGCGCCTACACCACCGACAAAAACACCATCAAAGTCCTCATCCTCGGCCAAGACCCCTATCCCACCCCCGGCCACGGCATCGGACTCGCCTTCGCAACCACCAAAGACACCCAACCACTACCCAAAAGCCTCAAAAACATCTACACCGAACTCGTCAACGACCAACACATACCCATGCCCCAACACGGCGACCTCACCGCATGGACCCACCAAGGCGTCGCACTCATCAACACCGTCCTCACCGTCGCACCCAAAACCCCCAACAGCCACAAAAACCAAGGCTGGGAAACCATCACACAACACGCACTCAGCGCACTAGACAACAGAGGAACACCACTAGTCGCCATCCTCTGGGGAGCACACGCCCAAAAACTCCGCAAATACCTCCCCAACACCCACACCATCACCAGCCCCCACCCCTCACCACTATCAGCACACCGCGGCTTCTTCGGATCACAACCCTTCAGCGCCACCAACCAAGCCCTCATCCACCAAGGAGCCCAACCCATCAACTGGACAATCCCACCCACCCACTAAAATGACCACCATGCCACACGCACGGGAACTCAACGGCCACCAAACCCTGGCCTGGGCACACCGCGCCGTCAACGCACTCGAAGCACGACGCGCCGAAATCAACGCCCTCAACGTCTTCCCCGTGCCCGACTCCGACACCGGCTCCAACATGGCCTACACCATGCGCAGCGCCATCGACATCGCCGAAAAACTCCCCACCACCCAACGCCACAGCGCCAGCAACATCACCCACGCCCTCGCCGCCGGCTCCGTCCGCGGCGCCCGCGGCAACTCCGGCGTCGTCCTCTCCCAAGTCCTCCGCGGACTCGCCCAAGAAACCGGATCCGGAAACGTCACCGCCACCGCAGTCGCCCAAGCACTCACCAGCGCCTGCCAAATGGTCGACAAAGCCATCTCCCAACCCGTCGAAGGCACCGTCATCACCGTCCTGCGCGCCGGGGCGATCGCCGCCCAGCACGCGGTCGAACAGCACCCAGCCACCAGCGACACCCAGCTCCGTGACGTCGTCGCAGCAGCCTGCGACGCCGCCCGCACCGCACTGGCGCTAACCCCCAGCCAACTGCCCGCCCTTAGAGAAGCAGGCGTAGTGGATGCCGGCGGACAAGGCTTCGTTTTCCTCCTCGAGGCCCTCCTCGACGAAATCGAAGGGCGCGACGAATCCGTCCTCCACGCCATGGTGCGCCCCGCCGACGATGCAACCCTTGATGCGGCAGCCACCTCCGGAACACAAACAGCTACCAACCACCCGCCCCGCCAACAACCAGACTCGTGCGAAAACCACCAGACGACGCACACCGACACCGACGAGCGGCGACTAGAAGTGATGTGCTTTGCGCAAGGCGTCGACATCGAACACGTGCGGGCACAGCTCAACGCCTACGGTGACAGCATCATCGTCGCCCCCGCAGCAGACGATGCCTGCACCGTTCACATCCACGTTGACGCCCAACAAGCAGGCCCACTGATCGAAGCACTCTACACATGCGCCACCATCAGCGACCTGCGGCTAGAAATCCTGCCCCCAGTGCCCGTGGTGCACGGTCCAAAACGAATCATCGTCGCCGTCGTGCCCGAAGGCCCACTTGCTGACCTATTCCGCGCCGCACAAGCAACCACCATCAGTCCAGGCGATAGCCTTGTCAACGACATTGCTTCCGCCGTGAAAAGGCAAGGGTCCCAGGAAGTCATTCTCCTACCCAACGGCCTAGCCACCCGCCAGCAACTCATCTCAACCGAACTGGCCGCCCACGCATCCAACCGGCCCCTGGCCATCGTCAACACCGATCACCTAGTAGCCGGACTGGCAGCCCTGGCAGTCCACGACGCCAACCAACCCCTGGCCGTCGACAACCTCGCGATGACTGAAGCCGCAACCAGCGTACGCACCGCACTGATCAACCAGGTTGAGCATGGACACCTCACCCCGGCAGGTGCCGTCGCAGCAGGCGATTGGGTAGCAACCGCCGGCAATGAAACCTTTGCCGTGGGGGAAAGCGTGCTGGACTGCACCGCAGCAGCTGCACGAACCTTACTGCGTAAAGACGGCGAGATGCTCACAGTGTTGGTGCAAAGCACGGTCTCCGACGTCATCACCGTCGACAACCTGGAAGCCATCCTCGGCGAAGACATCGACATCGCGATCTACCTGGCCGACGGCATCGACGCAACCGTGGAACTCGGAGTTGAATAGTGCTCGGCTACACCGACGACACCCCGTTGAAAGACCTGATTCCCGCAACAGTGCGATCCAGCCTGACCAAAGCGCTGGGAGTCAAAACAGTAGGGGAGTTGCTCCTGCACTATCCCCGCGACTACTCCCACCACGGACAGGGCGTCAACATCGACAACGCCCAAGACGGCGACACCGTCACCTGTATTGGCACAGTGACCTGGGCGAAATCCTCCTACACCTCCACCGGCAAACGGATGCACAAAATCGTCATCAGTGACGGCACAAACCAGATTCCCGCCACCTTCTTCCAGGCCAAACTTCCCAGCATCCAGCTGCAAGTAGGCGTGCGAGCCATGTTTTCCGGCAAAGCCAAAACCTTCCAAGACACCGTCCAAATCTCCCACCCCTCCTACGTGGTCATCCCGGACCCCAACGAGCAGTCCCCGCGCAGAAAAAAGAGCTTTGCCACGGGCAACCTCCGCCACCTCACCGCCTTCGGCACCGCAGAAGAACTCCAAGAACTACTCTCCGCACTGGAATACATCCCCGTATACCCCGCAAAAAAGGGCATAACCTCCTGGGCCATGCTGGGTGCGGTCAACGCCGTCCTAGACCACATGCCCGCAATCCCCGAACCCCTCGATGAGCCGCCGGCCGACATGGTCAGCTTCGACGAGGCACTACGAGGAATCCACCAACCCGATGAACGCGGACCCGAACCCTTCCGCACCCGCATCAAATACAACGAGGCGCTCTCCCTCGCCCTGGTCATGGCACTGCGTCGCGCCGACGCCTCCGCAGCACGAGCACCACAATGCCCCCGCAAACGCCAAGGAGCCCGAGCCACCCTCCTCAACGGCCTCCCCTTCGACCTGACCGGGGGACAAAAATCCGTGGCAGCAACCATCGCCAAAGACATGGCGGGTGTGACCCCCATGAACCGGCTCCTGCAAGGCGAAGTCGGCTCCGGAAAAACCATCCTGGCCGTTGCCGCCATGTGCCAAGCCGCCGACGCCGGATGTCAATCCGCACTCCTGGCCCCCACTGAGGTGCTCGCCACCCAACACGCCCGCAGCATTAAACACACCCTCGAGCAAGCAGGCGTCGACCTCAACGTCACCCTGCTACTAGGCGGGCAAACAGCCGCCGAACGCCAACAAGCACTCCTCGACATCGTCACCGGCACCGCCGACATCGTCGTTGGTACGCACGCACTGATCCAAGACAGCGTCGAATTTTTCAACCTGGGACTTGCCATCGTTGACGAACAACACCGCTTCGGCGTAGAACAACGCGACTACCTGCGCGGATCCGGATCTGGCGGCAAAACACCCCACCTGCTCGTCATGACGGCAACCCCCATCCCACGCACCATCGCCATGACCACCTTCGGCGATCTCGCTATCAGCACACTCAAAGAACTCCCCGGCGGCCGCCGCCCGATTTCCACAGCGGTTGTGCCGGAAGCCAAACCAGCCTGGGTGCAACGGGCGCTCGCCCGGATCGCAGAAGAAATCGACGCCGGACACCAGGCATACATCGTCTGCCCCCGCATCGACGGGGAAGGCGGAGTCCTCGACTTCTACGAACAACTCCACAACGGCCCGCTCGGCCGCTACAACATAGACATCCTGCATGGGCGCATGAAGGCCGACCACAAGGAACAAGCCATGCACGCCTTCGCCACCGGTGCCACAGACATCTTGGTCTCCACCACCGTCATCGAAGTCGGCATCGATGTCGCCAACGCCACCGTCATGTACATCCGGGAAGCCGACAACTTCGGTGTATCCCAACTCCACCAGCTTCGTGGTCGCGTCGGCCGCGGAGGCCATCCCGGCCTGTGCCTGCTACACACGACAGCCGAACCCGAAAGCCCCTCCTACAAACGTCTCGAAGCAGTCGCAGCCACTACTGACGGCTTCCAACTCGCCGAAGTTGACCTTCGCACCCGCCAAGAAGGCGATGTGCTCGGCACCGCCCAATCCGGAACCCACAAACGAGTACGCCTGCTCAGCCTCGTCGATGACACCGCACTGATCGCCCGCGCCGCAGCAGACGCCGACGCCCTGGTCGCACGCAACCGCGAGCTTGCCGTCGCACTCGTCAGCGACGTCGAACTTGAAGCCCAAGAGTTCATCGAAAAATCCTGATCCAACAAAACTCGGCTACCCCACCACCCCAAAAACTCATGAGCAAAACACAGGTCGAGTGGCATTGCCGCTAAAGTTAGCCCCATGAGAATCTGCGCGCCATTCGCCGGCATCGTTCACTACGTGGCAGCCGAAGGACAACGAGTCGACACCGGAGACGTCGTCGCCATGGTGGAAACCATCAAACTCGAAGCCTCCCTCCAAGCCCCGGGCCCCGGCATCGTTGCCTCACTCAATCACGAAGACTTCAGCGACGTCGAAGGCGGCGACATTCTGCTGGAAATTACCAGCGAGTAGCCACCCCAGGTGCCGACACCTACCTGCGGCCATTCACACATCACCACTGAGGAATCAACATGGGACAGACTCGAATCATCTCCGGCGAAGCACGCGGCCGAAAGATCAGCGTGCCACCATCCGGCACTCGCCCCACCAGCGATCGCGCCCGAGAAGGCCTGTTTAGCTCCCTCCAAGTCCGCTTCGGCTTCATCGGGAAAAATGTCCTCGACATCTTCGCCGGATCAGGCGCGCTCGGACTCGAAGCAGCCTCCCGTGGTGCTGAACATGTCGTCCTCGTCGATGACAACCCCAAAGCCTGCGCCATCATCCGCGCCAACACCACCGTCGTCGGACACCCCAACGTAGATGTGGTCGAGATGAAAGCCTCCAGCTACGTTGCCACGGCCCCCCACAACTACTTCGACATGGTGCTCGCTGACCCGCCCTACGAACTATCCGACGAAGCAGTCGCCGAAATGGTTCGCGCCATGATCCCTCTACTGGCAGACGGTGCAGCCGTCGTCGTCGAACGCCACCGTGACAGTCCCGAAACCGACTGGCCTGACTGCCTGGTGCCCACCACCCAAAAACTTAAAAAGCGCACCTACGGCATCGCCCGCATGGACATGGCCGTCTTCGACGCCTCGCTCGCCGAGAAATAAAAGCCAAACAACATCGCCGATCAACCCCAATAGTGGGGCAAGACCTGCTAAGACTAACCACGGCTGTTACCCTAAAACCGTTCAATCGCACCCAGCGCACACCGCCGGCACACAACCCGCAGGAAACACCGCGCTGAGGCACCTTTCCACAGAAAGCACATGGTGAAACTATGCGCGTCGTTTGCCCAGGATCCTTCGACCCAGTCACCATGGGCCACCTTGACGTCTTCGAACGAGCCGCCCGCCAATTCGAACACGTCATCGTGCTGGTCACCCACAACCCCAACAAACAAGGCATGTTCACCATCGAACAACGCCTAGAACTCATCACCCAGGCAACTTCCCACCTGAACAACGTCTCCTGCGACTCCTGGTCGGGTCTCCTCGTCGATTACACCACCAAACACGACATCACCGCCCTAGTTAAGGGACTACGGAGCGGACTCGACTACGAGTACGAACTGCCCATGGCCCAAATGAACCATCGCATGACCGGCCTGGACACCTTCTTCCTGCTTACCGATCCCAAATACGGCTACATCTCATCCACCCTGTGCAAAGAAGTCGCCCGCTACGGGGGAGACGTCTCCGGAATCCTGCCACCCGTCGTCGTTGACGCAATCCACCAAAAACTCGCCGATAACCCTAACGCTTAAACAGCAACCCCTGGAAGCTAGGTTTCCAGTAAGTACAGCGCACACCCGAACCACTGTTTTTGCATCAGGAATGCCTCAACTATGACTTCACTATTGCCACTGATTGTTTTCGCCGTTGTGGCGTTAGGTGCGGGCTTGCAGCGAGTGGCCGGGATGGGGCTAGGGCTGATTGCCGCAACGATTCTCTCGATCGTCATCGGCCCTGTCGAAGGCGTCCTCATCGTCAACGTCCTCGCCATCTTCACTGCCATTGGCACGAGCTGGGCGGCCCGCCACGACATCGAGTGGCGTCACTTCTGGCTCATCGCACCAGTGATGGTTTTCGGCTCGGTGCCCGCCGCCATCTTGATCACCCGGATCGACAAATCAGGGCTTCAAGTACTTGTGGGCGCTACGCTTCTTATCGCCCTGACCACCGTCACGTGGGGTAAACAAAAAATTCCCACCGTCACCCACCCAGCTTGGGCGATGATCGCCGGTGTCATCGGAGGTTTTACCAACACCCTCGCAGCCATCGCCGGCCCAGTCATCACAGTTTATGCCCAAGCATCACGGTGGCCCCATCACCAATTTGCAGCAACACTCCAACCCCTTTTCATCGTGACCGGTCTGCTGAGTGTGAGCACAAAACTTATTTTCGGCGCAGGAACACTCAGCGACACCCACTGGACCATCTGGGCAGGTGGGTTCGCCGGACTTGTCGTCGGCGTGTTTCTCGGCAGCAAATTGGCGCGTCGAGTTCCGCGCGACAAGGCTCGCATTCTGGCGATCACGGTCGCGATCGCCGGCGCTATCAGCGCGCTCGTCCATGGTTTGGAAGGTTTACTGCTGCACGGATAGGTATCCGTGCAGCAAAAGCAAAGGCTCCTTGGGTTAAACCCAAGGAGCCTTTGAACAACCGCGTGGCCTACAACAGGCTGGAGAGGAACTCTCGGGTGCGGTTGTGTTGCGGATTGTCGATGACCTGTTCGGGGGTTCCGGCTTCGACCACAACACCGCCGTCCATGAACGCCACCTGATCGGCGACCTCGCGGGCAAAACCAATTTCGTGGGTTACAACCAGCATCGTCATGCCATCGTCAGCTAGACCGCGCATAACGCCCAGGACCTCGCCGACTAGTTCCGGGTCGAGAGCGGAGGTGGGCTCGTCGAAGAGCATGAGTTTCGGTTCCATTGCCACGGCACGGGCAATGGCAACACGCTGCTGCTGTCCACCAGACAGCTGCACCGGGTAGGCGTCAGCCTTGTGGGCGAGGCCGACCTGTTCGAGCAGTTCCATCGCGCGGGCCTTGGCCTTGTCGGCGGGAACCTTTTTGACGTGAATGGGAGCCTCGATGATGTTTTCGAGGACCGTGCGGTGGGGGAAGAGGTTGAAGCTCTGGAAGACCATTCCGATGTCGGCGCGCTGGAGAGCTGCGTCCTTTTCGGAGATTTCGTAGAGCACCCCGTCCTTTTCGCGGTAGCCGATGAGCTCACCATCGACGTAGAGGCGGCCGGCATTGAACTTCTCGAGGTGGTTCACGCAGCGTAGGAGGGTGGATTTGCCGGAGCCGGACGGCCCGATTAGGCAGGTAACGGTGCCTCGTGGCACCTGGAGGTCAATGCCTTTGAGCACCTCGAGGTGTCCGAAGCTCTTGCAGACCTTTTGGCAGTCGATCATCAAATCAGCCATGGTAACGCTTTCTCCAAAGTGGAATTGGGCAGTGGTGGGGCACGCAAAAAGACAGGGGTCTTAGTCGGTGACGGTGACGTTGGCCGGGGGTTTGCCTTCGGCGTCTGCCAGCGCAGCCAGTTGGCGGGCGGTCAGCTGGCGGGATGCGCCCTTGGAGAAGTAGCGCTCGAGGTAGTACTGGCCCACCATGAGGATGGAGGTGATAGCCAGGTACCAGGTGGCGGCGACCAGCAGCATGGGAACCGGGAGGAACAGGTTGTTGGCGATGTCCATGCTGCGGCCGAATAGTTCGGCGGTGTAGGGAATGGCCACCACCAAAGAGGTGGTCTTGAGCATGCTGATCAACTCGTTGCCGGTCGGCGGGATGATGATGCGCATGGCCTGCGGCAGGATGGTGCGGCGGATAGTCAACCACCAGGACATGCCGAGAGCCTTGGAGGCTTCAGTTTGGCCCTCGGGAACTGCTTGGATGCCGGCACGTACGATCTCAGCCATGTAGGCGGACTCATTCAACCCCAAGCCGAGGGCGGCGAGGACGAAGGTGTTCTGCAGCAGGGTTTCTACGTTGATTTCGGTGATGCCCAGATTGATGGTCTGGTAGATGGCGGAGAGCAAACCCCAGAACACGAGCTGGACGTACACGGGGGTTCCACGGAAGATCCATAGGTAGAGCCAGGCGACGGCACGCAGTACCGGGTTGGGGGACATGCGCAACACTGCGAGGATCGCGCCGAGGACGACACCGAGCAGCATGGCCAGCACGGTCAGTGCCAGGGTGTGCAGTGCGGCGTTGGCGACGCGGGTGTCGAACAGGTATTGGCGGTAGACGTCCCAGTGGTAGGCCTCGTTGGTGGCGGCGCTGATGACGAACAGAGCTGCGAGCAGGGCCAGGATGGCGGCGGCAATCCAGCGGCCCGGGTGGTGCAGTTGCTTAGCCTCGATGGGCTTAGGGGCGGGGGTTTGGCCGGGGGAGTGAGTCACGGTCAACTCTCCTTGGAGTGTGTCTTTGAGGGATGTGGGGCTGTGGTCGATCGGTTAGGCGGGGTTGCCGTTGATCATGGCTTCCGAAAGGTGGCCCTCGGTGATGCCCCATGTATCGAGGATTTTGTTGTAGTCGCCGTTTTTCATGATGGAGTCGAGTCCGGCGGCGATGGCGGGTCCAAGGTCGGAGCCTTTTTGTACGGGCCAGCCGTAGGGGGCGGCGTCGAACATTTCGCCGCTGAGTTGGATTTTTCCGTCGGATCGGGCAACAGCGTATGCGGTGACGGGGGAGTCCGCACTGAAAGCGTCGGCTTTGCCGAGGACGAGGGCGGTTGCGGCTGCATCGGAGGAGTCGTAGGCCAACTTCTTAATTGGCTCTTTGCCGGCTGCGACGCAGGCGTCGGAGCGACCTTGGACGTCGTCGGTGTCGGAGACGGTTCCGCGCTGGACGGCAACAGTGAGTCCGCAGGCATTGTCGGGGTCGACGGGCTTGCCGGTTTGGCTGGCCCATTGGATGCCGGCGACGAAGAAGTCGACGAAGTCGAAGGACTTGCGGCGTTCTTCGTTGTCGGTAAAACCAGAGGCGCCAAAATCGACGGTTCCGGCTTGGACTGCGGGCAGGATCATGGAGAAGTCTTGATCCTGGATCGTCATTTCCAGACCCATGGTTGCTGCCACCGCGCGTGCTAGGTCGATTTCGAAGCCGATGATATTGCCGTCGGAATCTTTGAATTCGGCGGGAGCAAACGGCGGGTTGGTGGCAATGCTGATGGTTCCACGTTCGGCGATTTCTGCCGGAACGAGGGC encodes the following:
- a CDS encoding amino acid ABC transporter permease; amino-acid sequence: MTHSPGQTPAPKPIEAKQLHHPGRWIAAAILALLAALFVISAATNEAYHWDVYRQYLFDTRVANAALHTLALTVLAMLLGVVLGAILAVLRMSPNPVLRAVAWLYLWIFRGTPVYVQLVFWGLLSAIYQTINLGITEINVETLLQNTFVLAALGLGLNESAYMAEIVRAGIQAVPEGQTEASKALGMSWWLTIRRTILPQAMRIIIPPTGNELISMLKTTSLVVAIPYTAELFGRSMDIANNLFLPVPMLLVAATWYLAITSILMVGQYYLERYFSKGASRQLTARQLAALADAEGKPPANVTVTD
- the rsmD gene encoding 16S rRNA (guanine(966)-N(2))-methyltransferase RsmD, whose amino-acid sequence is MGQTRIISGEARGRKISVPPSGTRPTSDRAREGLFSSLQVRFGFIGKNVLDIFAGSGALGLEAASRGAEHVVLVDDNPKACAIIRANTTVVGHPNVDVVEMKASSYVATAPHNYFDMVLADPPYELSDEAVAEMVRAMIPLLADGAAVVVERHRDSPETDWPDCLVPTTQKLKKRTYGIARMDMAVFDASLAEK
- the coaD gene encoding pantetheine-phosphate adenylyltransferase, which produces MRVVCPGSFDPVTMGHLDVFERAARQFEHVIVLVTHNPNKQGMFTIEQRLELITQATSHLNNVSCDSWSGLLVDYTTKHDITALVKGLRSGLDYEYELPMAQMNHRMTGLDTFFLLTDPKYGYISSTLCKEVARYGGDVSGILPPVVVDAIHQKLADNPNA
- a CDS encoding ABC transporter substrate-binding protein encodes the protein MNSSQRRTVAALVSLSAVLATLTGCVTNSEIGEPPGWEPIIPETNPEVAALVPAEIAERGTISIATNPPFAPAEFKDSDGNIIGFEIDLARAVAATMGLEMTIQDQDFSMILPAVQAGTVDFGASGFTDNEERRKSFDFVDFFVAGIQWASQTGKPVDPDNACGLTVAVQRGTVSDTDDVQGRSDACVAAGKEPIKKLAYDSSDAAATALVLGKADAFSADSPVTAYAVARSDGKIQLSGEMFDAAPYGWPVQKGSDLGPAIAAGLDSIMKNGDYNKILDTWGITEGHLSEAMINGNPA
- a CDS encoding amino acid ABC transporter ATP-binding protein — its product is MADLMIDCQKVCKSFGHLEVLKGIDLQVPRGTVTCLIGPSGSGKSTLLRCVNHLEKFNAGRLYVDGELIGYREKDGVLYEISEKDAALQRADIGMVFQSFNLFPHRTVLENIIEAPIHVKKVPADKAKARAMELLEQVGLAHKADAYPVQLSGGQQQRVAIARAVAMEPKLMLFDEPTSALDPELVGEVLGVMRGLADDGMTMLVVTHEIGFAREVADQVAFMDGGVVVEAGTPEQVIDNPQHNRTREFLSSLL
- a CDS encoding sulfite exporter TauE/SafE family protein, yielding MTSLLPLIVFAVVALGAGLQRVAGMGLGLIAATILSIVIGPVEGVLIVNVLAIFTAIGTSWAARHDIEWRHFWLIAPVMVFGSVPAAILITRIDKSGLQVLVGATLLIALTTVTWGKQKIPTVTHPAWAMIAGVIGGFTNTLAAIAGPVITVYAQASRWPHHQFAATLQPLFIVTGLLSVSTKLIFGAGTLSDTHWTIWAGGFAGLVVGVFLGSKLARRVPRDKARILAITVAIAGAISALVHGLEGLLLHG
- a CDS encoding acetyl-CoA carboxylase biotin carboxyl carrier protein subunit, which codes for MRICAPFAGIVHYVAAEGQRVDTGDVVAMVETIKLEASLQAPGPGIVASLNHEDFSDVEGGDILLEITSE